atgggacctaagccattgatctatgatgttatgtgcgatcatgggatctaagccattgatctatgttgttatgtgcgatcatgggtcctaagccattgatctatgatgttatgtgtgatcatgagacctaagccattgatctatgatgttatgtgcgatcatgggacctaagccattgatctatgttgataagttgatcatgggacctaagccattgatctatgtatgtgtttggtcatgggacttaagtcatcgactcaaactatgattatgtttgccaaggggctccggtctcttggcgtatgtttgcaagtatgataatgtgatttgattACGTATGTGACGTATGTGGATATTTGTTAtattcctcactgagtatatttttaatatgctcaccccttatcttttcagttttgcaatTCTGGAGTTGAGgcggccatggaagtcgagaatgactagagatttagtaatTCTATAGAAGTTTGAGTtgaatttaaattggtttaaacttttataattcaagaaattttattttatctattagtttttcaaagattttatattgaaaagtttatgaaaattggggtgttacaatttCTAAATTTGTGGAAACAAATcttggattatttttaggagaatatccaaattagtggaaacaaataaaaaaaatatataattttcgaaaaatacaaaaaatcagaaaaaaaaaaatttcgaaacaataaaaaaataatatgtggaaacaaaaaaaaagaatttttttaaaagagaatcataaaattagtggaaacaaaataaaacacaattttagaatataaataaataatttaatcatcaataaataatactattaattttttttaaaaaagttggaaaatataaggaaagaaaaaaccgaaaaattaggaaacaaaaaaaccataaatttcaaaaatcataacacagaaaaaaaaaaaaaaacaaagaataaaacaatatatctaataaaggataaattagtaaatcaATAAATCACTAAAAACCGGCCCATTTAGACTAGTAGGAAAACCGGCGATTTTTTGGAGGTGTATTGCACACTTAGTGTCCAAACGTCATTTCCGATATAATAATTGTGCCTCATTTTTCTTGGATGGAGGGTGTAATTTATTGTCGGAGAATATGTCACCACAAGGAAGACAACTCAAAAGTCAATCTCGCgaccgaaaaagaaaaaaaaaaaaggaaaaaagtgtCGGTAGATATCGCAACGCTCCAAGACTTCTCACATATCGCAACAATCATTTACAAAATTGTGGTATTGGCTTTTCATAcagaaaatggagaagcaatCATCTGCAAATTATCAGAACGGCGGCGCCGACTATTACGGCGGAGGAAGCCGCCGCGAAGACCTTCAAGTGTCGGTAGATATCGCAACGCTCCAAGACTTCTCACAACTCCTCCAGTCCCAACCCAAGAAACTCTACTCGGATTCACGACGCCGCCAAATCCAGAAGATCCCACCGCAGATACGGCGGCGTATGCGGCCTAGCCACCAAGTTTACGACCCGGTGATGGTCTCCATCGGGCCCTACCACCACGGCAAACCGGGGCTCCGGCGGGCGGAAGAATTCAAGCACCTCTGCTTGGACCGGTGCGCAGGCGGCGACGAGAAGAAGAAGGCCTTCTTCTACTCGAAGATCCTCGAGGAAGTTTCCGGCGTAAGAGACAGCTACGCCGAGGCCACGATCGTGGGGAAATACGACGACAGATCGCTAGCGCTGATGATGCTGCTGGACGCGAGCATCATCATAGATTTCATCCACAACTACTTGGGAATGGAAGGAAACAGCTTCATGGATTGGAAGCGATGCCTCGGCGCCGGATCGGGGCCGCTGATGATCCGTGATGTGATGGTGATGGAGAATCAGATCCCGTTTCAGGTTCTGGAACTGTTGATCAGCTTGCAGTACGAGGAAGCTGAAGCTGCGTCGTTTCTTCCCAGGTTTTTCGCGGGGTTTCTGACGCAGAAGACACGTACAGTAGGCAAGATTCCATTTAAGGTTCATTGTGGAGAAATCGAGGATCCTCCCATCCACTTTCTCGAAGCTTTTTGGAGAGTTATGGTAAAGACGAAGAAAGATATAGTTATGTCTGAATATGGTTCAGTTGGTAAGAACAAGTTTGTGCTGTCTGGATTCTCGATGAGGGAAGAGAGGGTGGATGCTGATATATCCTACACGCATCGCTCGGTTATGGATCTCAAGGCCAAAGGCATTCGAGTGAGGCCTAATCCGGAGCTCTCGCTCAGGGACATAACCTTCAAGCCTGAGTCGAATGCCCTTTTCAGCCAGCTCCAGCTCCCGGTTCAGTATTTCTCGGACCTTAGCCCGGTGGTGCTGGCTAACATGATCGCGTTGGAGGTGCTGCCCAACGGCTGCTCCAGCCCTGTCATGCTCTCGTATGCCATCTTCATGAAGTCGTTGGTTCAGAGCCCCGAGGACGTGAAGGAGTTGCAGGACAACGGGGTGATGCTGAATAGGCTGGCGAATCGTGAGAAAGTGGTGGAGATGATCAAGGAGATCGACACGTTTGGGCTGCACGATCAGGATGTGTTCAAGGATGTGAAGAGGAGGATTGAAAAGCATTGCAGAAGCAGGGCTAAGACGTGGTTTGCTGACCTCATTTATACCCGGTTTCGGACTCCATGGACTGCTATTGCGTTCTTTGCTGCATTGCTGCTTCTTTGCCTTGCTTCTCTGCAGACTTTCTTCACTATTCGGAGTTCTTTCACACAATAGTTGTTACTTTGGAATTTCATTACCATATCAACTTCAACTATATAAATTTCAAGTCCAAGGATATTATATACGTAATACGTTGCTTGGAGTGTGCAGTATTACATCTTCTTAAAACAAACTTCTTGAATAACCATAGCCATCACTTTCAATCTCGCCAcaaagtaaaacaaaatagaCTATATAATGGAGTAGTTAAACTAGTGGTATTGTTTTTTCAGCCTCCAATATCGACAATATCATTTACAAAATTGTGTAATTGACTTAGCATTTGCCGCAGAAAAGTTGTGCTGTCAAAAGAATTGCTTTCGAAGCCGACAAGTAAAATGAGAAGACTGGTTCAAATGACCACGTACTTTTTTTGCTCGGAGCTTCCATGAACATAAATTCGTAGGTCTATTCAAACACATATTTGTGCTTCAACCAGTTTTAGAAAAGGGATAGTATAAagaaaagtcttatttgattttatgaaaaatattatttgcaTTCAAATAAAAGTTTCATTTACGAATAAAAAGTCTTGACGTCTTATTTACTATTAAGAAAAATTTTATTTGCTCTTAAGAAAAGTCTTATCTGTACTTCATAGCAAAATTCTTATTTACGAATAAAGAGTCTTAAAGTAATTATTTGCTAATgccttattttatttacattaaaA
The Salvia miltiorrhiza cultivar Shanhuang (shh) unplaced genomic scaffold, IMPLAD_Smil_shh original_scaffold_453, whole genome shotgun sequence genome window above contains:
- the LOC131004679 gene encoding UPF0481 protein At3g47200-like, with translation MEKQSSANYQNGGADYYGGGSRREDLQVSVDIATLQDFSQLLQSQPKKLYSDSRRRQIQKIPPQIRRRMRPSHQVYDPVMVSIGPYHHGKPGLRRAEEFKHLCLDRCAGGDEKKKAFFYSKILEEVSGVRDSYAEATIVGKYDDRSLALMMLLDASIIIDFIHNYLGMEGNSFMDWKRCLGAGSGPLMIRDVMVMENQIPFQVLELLISLQYEEAEAASFLPRFFAGFLTQKTRTVGKIPFKVHCGEIEDPPIHFLEAFWRVMVKTKKDIVMSEYGSVGKNKFVLSGFSMREERVDADISYTHRSVMDLKAKGIRVRPNPELSLRDITFKPESNALFSQLQLPVQYFSDLSPVVLANMIALEVLPNGCSSPVMLSYAIFMKSLVQSPEDVKELQDNGVMLNRLANREKVVEMIKEIDTFGLHDQDVFKDVKRRIEKHCRSRAKTWFADLIYTRFRTPWTAIAFFAALLLLCLASLQTFFTIRSSFTQ